A genomic stretch from Setaria viridis chromosome 1, Setaria_viridis_v4.0, whole genome shotgun sequence includes:
- the LOC117849888 gene encoding ferredoxin--NADP reductase, leaf isozyme 1, chloroplastic, whose protein sequence is MAAMTAAAVSLSSSPAKANAAAALSPSSCSHFLAYPRRSAAGRAMRVQVSTTETAEAAAAPVKKAKISKKQDEGVVTNKYKPVEPYVGRCLLNTRITGDNAPGETWHMVFSTEGELPYREGQSIGVIADGVDKNGKPHKVRLYSIASSAIGDFGDSKTVSLCVKRLVYTNDQGEIVKGVCSNFLCDLKPGSEVKITGPVGKEMLMPKDPNATIIMLATGTGIAPFRSFLWKMFFEEHDDYKYTGLAWLFLGVPTSDTLLYKEELEKMKEIAPHNFRLDFAVSREQTNAAGEKMYIQTRMAEYKEELWELLKKDNTYVYMCGLKGMEKGIDEIMTDLAAKDGIDWFEYKKKLKKGEQWNVEVY, encoded by the exons ATGGCCGCCATGACCGCCGCGGCCGTCTCTCTGTCGTCCTCCCCTGCCAAGgccaatgccgccgccgcgctgtcCCCGTCGTCATGCAGCCACTTCCTGGCGTACCCGcggcgcagcgccgccggccgggcgatGCGGGTGCAGGTGTCGACGACGGAgaccgcggaggcggcggcggcgccggtgaagAAGGCCAAGATCTCCAAGAAGCAGGACGAGGGGGTGGTGACCAACAAGTACAAGCCCGTGGAGCCCTACGTGGGGAGGTGCCTGCTCAACACCAGGATCACCGGCGACAACGCGCCGGGGGAGACGTGGCACATGGTCTTCAGCACTGAAGGTGAGTTACCCTACAGGGAGGGGCAGTCCATCGGCGtcatcgccgacggcgtcgaCAAGAACGGCAAGCCGCACAAGGTCAGGCTCTACTCCATCGCCAGCAGCGCTATCGGGGACTTTGGCGACTCCAAGACC GTGTCGCTGTGCGTCAAGAGGCTGGTGTACACCAACGATCAAGGGGAGATCGTCAAAGGAGTCTGCTCAAACTTCCTATGCGACCTGAAGCCCGGCTCTGAGGTGAAGATCACAGGGCCAGTCGGCAAGGAGATGCTCATGCCCAAAGACCCCAACGCAACGATCATCATG CTCGCGACGGGTACCGGTATCGCTCCCTTCCGCTCCTTCTTGTGGAAGATGTTCTTCGAGGAGCACGACGACTACAAG TACACCGGGCTTGCTTGGCTGTTCTTGGGAGTTCCGACAAGCGACACCCTGCTGTACAAGGAGGagctggagaagatgaaggagatTGCTCCGCACAACTTCCGGCTGGACTTTGCGGTGAGCCGGGAGCAGACGAACGCGGCCGGGGAGAAGATGTACATCCAGACGCGGATGGCGGAGTACAAGGAGGAGCTGTGGGAGCTTCTCAAGAAGGACAACACCTACGTCTACATGTGCGGGCTCAAGGGCATGGAGAAGGGCATCGACGAAATCATGACCGACCTCGCAGCGAAGGACGGGATCGACTGGTTTGAGTACAAGAAGAAGCTCAAGAAGGGCGAGCAATGGAACGTCGAAGTCTACTGA
- the LOC117849897 gene encoding WAT1-related protein At3g30340: MALQRSIEMGRYAWGDCKPTATMLAVVVVFAVLNTLTKMAFNQGMHTTVLITLRQLTAFLFLAPIAYFRERKTRPKLTLEVFVYLFFSAVLGASLTQWLFFVGLRYTTATFACAFINMTPMFTFLVALPFGMEKLDLKTGAGIAKVIGTTVGFTGAIILALYQGPSLTKPQQPMELSTMGVGHGHGAHTWVTGSVALLAGAACWSFWFILQSRLGKKYPALYSGNALMFLLSFLQMAAVGLATERDLSVWILRTKLQIITVLFVGIMGSGIGFLAMSWCIEQRGPVFTTAFTPLIQLIAGAINIVALHEQLHVGSALGSALVIAGLYFVLWAKTKEASDSDAAPSSNVPMPEQKSKQATQQPEDV, encoded by the exons ATGGCCCTGCAGAGATCGATCGAGATGGGCCGTTATGCTTGGGGTGATTGTAAGCCCACGGCAACAATGCTGGCGgttgtcgtcgtcttcgccgtGCTCAACACGCTCACAAAGATGGCCTTCAACCAAGGGATGCACACCACTGTGCTCATCACACTTCGCCAGCTCactgccttcctcttcctcgccccCATCGCCTACTTCCGAGAGAG GAAGACAAGGCCTAAGCTGACACTGGAGGTCTTTGTGTATCTCTTCTTCAGTGCAGTGCTTGG CGCCTCACTTACCCAATGGCTATTCTTCGTGGGGCTACGGTACACTACAGCAACATTTGCATGTGCCTTCATCAACATGACTCCCATGTTCACTTTCCTTGTGGCACTTCCTTTTGG GATGGAAAAACTAGACCTCAAGACTGGAGCCGGCATAGCAAAGGTGATTGGCACAACAGTAGGGTTCACAGGGGCAATCATCCTTGCACTGTACCAAGGCCCATCACTCACCAAACCCCAGCAACCAATGGAGCTCTCCACTATGGGTGTGGGCCATGGTCATGGTGCACATACATGGGTGACTGGGTCTGTGGCCCTACTTGCTGGCGCAGCATGTTGGTCCTTTTGGTTCATCCTCCAGTCAAGGCTGGGGAAGAAGTACCCAGCACTCTACTCTGGAAATGCCTTGATGTTCTTGCTCAGCTTCCTTCAGATGGCTGCTGTGGGGCTGGCTACAGAGAGGGACCTGTCAGTCTGGATCCTCAGAACCAAGCTTCAGATCATCACTGTGCTCTTTGTG GGAATAATGGGCTCTGGAATTGGCTTTCTGGCCATGTCTTGGTGCATTGAGCAGAGAGGTCCAGTGTTCACGACTGCATTCACACCTCTGATACAACTTATAGCAGGTGCTATCAACATCGTCGCTCTGCATGAGCAGCTCCATGTTGGAAG CGCCCTGGGCTCTGCTCTTGTAATTGCCGGGTTGTACTTCGTCCTCTGGGCAAAGACCAAAGAGGCATCAGATTCAGATGCTGCTCCATCCAGCAATGTACCGATGCCGGAACAAAAATCCAAGCAAGCAACACAACAACCAGAGGATGTATGA
- the LOC117849863 gene encoding WAT1-related protein At5g64700, translating into MGIDHLPPGLQGYIPSSSSEVEEEAVVISMATVEEGEKKTPTPTMASSSWSMEAVMLPASMVLVQAFTMGALLLSKLALNVGMEPFVLLAYRNLIGAIIVAPFAFYFDRGMLRKVNLRVFGWLSISALLGIVLGIGLYYYGLRATTAAYSVNFLNLIPMVTFTMAVVLRQEKLAGRMKMAGTAICVGGTMVASLYKGPLLRPPWPTHMLRHHPAATVPAAHHNMGLGTVYLCGSCVAYALWFIVQARVGREFPCKYLSTVLACVSGTLQALLIGAAVTFFQAGGGSAASWRLGWNLQLAAVVYMGAFNTGATFCLMSWAIARRGPIYPSMFNSLSLVATTVLDSLLLGTLVSVGSLLGTLLIVVGLYVFLRGKATEVHQQQQQQPPAAGDDHGPATTTRGQLDLEGPG; encoded by the exons ATGGGCATCGATCATCTGCCGCCTGGGCTGCAGGGATACataccttcttcttcttcagaggtggaggaggaggcggtggtgatCAGCATGGCCACCGTGGAGGAGGGTGAGAAGaagacgccgacgccgacgatgGCTTCGTCGTCGTGGTCCATGGAGGCGGTGATGCTGCCGGCGAGCATGGTGCTGGTGCAGGCCTTCACCATgggcgccctcctcctctccaagcTCGCGCTCAACGTCGGCATGGAGCCCTTCGTCCTCCTCGCCTACCGCAACCTCATCGGCGCCATCATCGTCGCTCCCTTCGCCTTCTACTTCGACAG GGGGATGTTGCGCAAGGTGAACCTGCGGGTGTTTGGCTGGCTGTCGATCAGCGCGCTGCTGGGGATCGTGCTGGGGATAGGTCTTTACTACTACGGCCtgcgcgccaccaccgccgcctacTCCGTCAACTTCCTCAACCTCATCCCGATGGTGACCTTCACCATGGCGGTGGTGCTCCGGCAGGAGAAGCTGGCGGGGCGGATGAAGATGGCGGGCACGGCCATCTGCGTGGGCGGCACCATGGTTGCCAGCCTCTACAAGGGCCCCCTGCTGCGCCCGCCGTGGCCCACGCACATGCTCCGGCaccaccccgccgccaccgtgcccgCGGCCCACCACAACATGGGCCTGGGCACCGTCTACCTCTGCGGCAGCTGCGTGGCCTACGCGCTGTGGTTCATCGTGCAGGCCCGGGTGGGCAGGGAGTTCCCCTGCAAGTACCTCTCCACCGTGCTCGCCTGCGTCTCCGGCACCCTGCAGGCGCTGCTCAtcggcgccgccgtcaccttcttccaggccggcggcggctcggcggcgtcgTGGCGGTTGGGCTGGAACCTGCAGCTCGCGGCCGTCGTGTACATGGGGGCCTTCAACACGGGCGCCACCTTCTGCCTCATGTCCTGGGCCATCGCGCGCCGGGGGCCCATCTACCCGTCCATGTTTAACTCGCTGTCGCTGGTGGCCACCACGGTGCTGGactcgctgctgctgggcaccCTCGTCTCCGTCGGCAGCCTGCTGGGTACACTCCTTATCGTCGTCGGCCTCTACGTGTTCCTCCGGGGAAAGGCCACCGAGgtacaccagcagcagcagcagcaaccgccggccgccggcgacgaccatggccccgccaccaccactcgGGGCCAGTTAGATTTGGAAGGTCCAGGGTGA